Proteins encoded together in one Gemmatimonadetes bacterium SCN 70-22 window:
- a CDS encoding dihydroorotate dehydrogenase, whose amino-acid sequence MLVFIYALITAIATALGALPFAFIRSVSPRVVGYSNALAAGLMLGASFGLIVEGARTRGGATLTGVLLGVVFMLVVQRLLGEREDEMEFLGARGAGAKKMLLIIAVMTVHSFAEGAAVGVSFGGGESLATAITLAVAVHNVPEGLAISAVMRPQGASIARCAWWSFFSSIPQPLAAVPAYLFVERWAATLPYGLGFAAGAMIFMVLVELLPEAYEQESSRGIAAVATLAMMGMVSVQRYL is encoded by the coding sequence ATCCTCGTCTTCATCTATGCCCTGATCACGGCGATCGCGACCGCGCTCGGCGCCCTTCCCTTCGCGTTCATCCGGTCGGTGTCGCCGCGCGTCGTCGGCTATTCCAACGCGCTGGCGGCCGGGCTGATGCTGGGCGCCTCGTTCGGGCTCATCGTCGAGGGGGCGCGCACGCGCGGCGGGGCGACGCTGACGGGGGTCCTGTTGGGCGTGGTCTTCATGCTCGTGGTGCAGCGCCTGCTGGGGGAGCGCGAGGACGAGATGGAGTTCCTCGGTGCCCGCGGGGCCGGGGCGAAGAAGATGCTCCTCATCATCGCGGTGATGACGGTGCACTCGTTCGCCGAGGGGGCGGCGGTCGGCGTCTCGTTCGGCGGAGGGGAGTCGCTGGCGACGGCCATCACCCTGGCGGTGGCCGTGCACAACGTCCCCGAAGGGCTCGCGATCAGCGCGGTGATGCGTCCGCAGGGGGCCTCGATCGCCCGGTGCGCGTGGTGGTCGTTCTTCTCGTCGATTCCGCAGCCGCTGGCCGCCGTCCCGGCCTACCTGTTCGTCGAGCGGTGGGCGGCGACGCTGCCCTACGGACTCGGCTTCGCGGCGGGGGCGATGATCTTCATGGTGCTCGTGGAGCTCCTGCCCGAGGCGTACGAGCAGGAGTCGTCGCGGGGGATTGCCGCGGTGGCGACGCTGGCGATGATGGGGATGGTGTCGGTGCAGCGGTACTTGTGA
- a CDS encoding oxidoreductase, with translation MLFSPIQLRSVTLRNRVVVSPMCQYSSEEGFANDWHLVHLGGLAVGGAALVFTEATAVSPAGRISPHDLGIWDDAHIPMLRRIADFIRAQGAVPGMQLSHAGRKASVRRPWDGGGRAPLSEGGWEDVVGPSDVRFADNYPQPHALTHEGIAGVVDAFRAAARRALAAGFRVVEFHAAHGYLLHQFLSPLANFRTDAYGGPFDNRVRLVREVTRAVREVWPAELPLFARVSGTDWVAGGWDIDQTVQLARLLAADGVDLVDCSSGGLSAAQQVPVAPGYQVPLARRVRHEAGVATGAVGLITTATQAQQVVERGDADVVLMGRELLRHPRWPLAAARELGQEIAWPPQYLRARPR, from the coding sequence ATGCTGTTCTCGCCCATCCAGCTCCGATCGGTCACGCTGCGCAACCGCGTCGTTGTCTCCCCCATGTGCCAGTACTCGAGCGAGGAGGGCTTCGCCAACGACTGGCACCTGGTGCACCTGGGGGGGCTGGCGGTCGGCGGCGCGGCGCTCGTCTTCACCGAGGCGACCGCCGTGTCCCCCGCCGGGCGCATCAGCCCCCACGACCTGGGAATCTGGGACGACGCGCACATCCCCATGCTGCGCCGCATCGCCGACTTCATCCGCGCACAGGGGGCGGTGCCGGGGATGCAGCTCTCGCACGCCGGGCGGAAGGCCAGCGTGCGCCGCCCGTGGGACGGCGGCGGGCGGGCCCCGCTCTCCGAAGGGGGGTGGGAGGACGTCGTGGGGCCGAGCGACGTCCGCTTCGCGGACAACTATCCGCAGCCACACGCCCTCACGCACGAGGGGATCGCCGGCGTCGTCGACGCCTTTCGCGCCGCGGCGCGGCGCGCCCTCGCGGCCGGGTTCCGCGTCGTGGAGTTCCACGCGGCGCACGGCTACCTCCTCCACCAGTTCCTCTCCCCGCTCGCCAACTTCCGCACCGACGCGTACGGCGGGCCCTTCGACAACCGCGTGCGCCTGGTGCGCGAGGTGACCCGGGCCGTACGCGAGGTGTGGCCGGCGGAGCTCCCGCTCTTCGCCCGCGTGTCGGGGACCGACTGGGTAGCCGGCGGATGGGACATCGACCAGACGGTGCAGCTGGCGAGACTCCTTGCCGCTGACGGCGTCGACCTGGTCGATTGCTCGTCCGGGGGGCTGTCGGCGGCGCAGCAGGTCCCCGTCGCCCCCGGCTACCAGGTCCCCCTTGCCCGCCGCGTCCGGCACGAGGCCGGCGTCGCCACCGGCGCCGTGGGACTCATCACCACCGCCACGCAGGCGCAGCAGGTCGTCGAGCGCGGCGACGCCGACGTGGTGCTGATGGGGCGAGAGCTCCTGCGCCACCCGCGCTGGCCGCTCGCCGCCGCGCGCGAACTGGGGCAGGAGATCGCCTGGCCGCCGCAGTACCTGCGCGCCAGGCCGCGTTAG